One part of the Lycium ferocissimum isolate CSIRO_LF1 chromosome 8, AGI_CSIRO_Lferr_CH_V1, whole genome shotgun sequence genome encodes these proteins:
- the LOC132068782 gene encoding nucleosome assembly protein 1;2 isoform X4, with amino-acid sequence MSNPKDNFSVADLSAALNAGDRADLVNVLKNKLQDLTGKHTDVLENLSPNVRKRVELLREIQTQHDDLEAKFFEERAALEAKYQKLYQPLYTKRFEIVTGVVEVEGATTEATAENQQADKDAVEEGVPGFWLTAMKNNEVLAEEITERDEEALKFLRDIKWSKIDDPKGFKLEFFFETNPYFKNTVLSKKYHMIDEDEPILEKAIGTEIEWYPGKCLTQTILKKKPKKSKNAKPITKTEQCESFFNFFSPPQVPEDEEDIDEDAAEELQNLMEQDYDVGSTIRDKIIPHAVSWFTGEAAEDDYADLEDDEDEDDDDDDDEESDEEDEDEDEDDDEDEEEQEEETKTKKKRSVRAPAGDGQSGERPPECKQQ; translated from the exons ATGAGCAACCCAAAGGATAATTTCAGTGTTGCCGATCTCAGTGCTG CTTTGAATGCCGGGGATCGAGCAGACCTTGTTAATGTACTCAAA AATAAACTTCAGGATCTTACTGGGAAGCACACAGACGTGCTTGAAAATCTGTCGCCCAATGTGAGGAAGCGTGTTGAGCTTCTGAGGGAGATTCAG ACTCAACATGATGACTTGGAGGCAAAATTTTTTGAAGAGAGAGCTGCACTTGAAGCCAAATACCAGAAGTTGTATCAACCACTATACACAAAG AGATTTGAAATTGTGACTGGGGTTGTTGAAGTCGAAGGGGCAACAACTGAGGCTACAGCAGAAAACCAGCAAGCGGATAAAGATGCAGTGG AGGAAGGAGTCCCTGGTTTTTGGCTCACTGCTATGAAGAATAACGAAGTGCTAGCTGAGGAG ATTACCGAGCGAGATGAAGAAGCTCTCAAATTCCTTAGGGATATAAAGTGGTCCAAGATTGATGATCCAAAGGGTTTCAAGCTTGAATTTTTCTTCGAGACTAATCCTTACTTCAAAAACACCGTTCTGTCTAAAAAATATCACATgattgatgaagatgaaccaatTCTGGAGAAAGCAATCGG GACTGAGATAGAGTGGTATCCAGGAAAATGCTTGACACAGACGATTCTAAAAAAGAAGCCAAAGAAGTCAAAGAATGCCAAGCCTATCACAAAAACTGAACAATGTGAaagtttcttcaacttctttagtCCACCTCAAGTTCCTGAGGATGAAGAAGATATCGATGAAGATGCT GCTGAAGAACTTCAGAATTTGATGGAACAAGACTATGATGTTGG GTCAACAATTCGAGATAAAATCATTCCACATGCTGTCTCATGGTTCACTGGGGAAGCTGCAGAGGATGATTATGCTGActtggaagatgatgaagacgaagatgatgatgatgatgatgatgaagagagtgatgaagaagacgaagatgaggatgaagatgatgacGAGGACGAAGAGGAGCAAGAAGAAGAGACCAAGACCAAGAAGAAG AGGAGCGTAAGAGCACCTGCCGGAGATGGTCAGTCTGGTGAGAGGCCACCAGAATGCAAGCAACAGTAG
- the LOC132068782 gene encoding nucleosome assembly protein 1;2 isoform X1, whose translation MSNPKDNFSVADLSAALNAGDRADLVNVLKNKLQDLTGKHTDVLENLSPNVRKRVELLREIQTQHDDLEAKFFEERAALEAKYQKLYQPLYTKRFEIVTGVVEVEGATTEATAENQQADKDAVEEGVPGFWLTAMKNNEVLAEEITERDEEALKFLRDIKWSKIDDPKGFKLEFFFETNPYFKNTVLSKKYHMIDEDEPILEKAIGTEIEWYPGKCLTQTILKKKPKKSKNAKPITKTEQCESFFNFFSPPQVPEDEEDIDEDAAEELQNLMEQDYDVGSTIRDKIIPHAVSWFTGEAAEDDYADLEDDEDEDDDDDDDEESDEEDEDEDEDDDEDEEEQEEETKTKKKSSAACKRSVRAPAGDGQSGERPPECKQQ comes from the exons ATGAGCAACCCAAAGGATAATTTCAGTGTTGCCGATCTCAGTGCTG CTTTGAATGCCGGGGATCGAGCAGACCTTGTTAATGTACTCAAA AATAAACTTCAGGATCTTACTGGGAAGCACACAGACGTGCTTGAAAATCTGTCGCCCAATGTGAGGAAGCGTGTTGAGCTTCTGAGGGAGATTCAG ACTCAACATGATGACTTGGAGGCAAAATTTTTTGAAGAGAGAGCTGCACTTGAAGCCAAATACCAGAAGTTGTATCAACCACTATACACAAAG AGATTTGAAATTGTGACTGGGGTTGTTGAAGTCGAAGGGGCAACAACTGAGGCTACAGCAGAAAACCAGCAAGCGGATAAAGATGCAGTGG AGGAAGGAGTCCCTGGTTTTTGGCTCACTGCTATGAAGAATAACGAAGTGCTAGCTGAGGAG ATTACCGAGCGAGATGAAGAAGCTCTCAAATTCCTTAGGGATATAAAGTGGTCCAAGATTGATGATCCAAAGGGTTTCAAGCTTGAATTTTTCTTCGAGACTAATCCTTACTTCAAAAACACCGTTCTGTCTAAAAAATATCACATgattgatgaagatgaaccaatTCTGGAGAAAGCAATCGG GACTGAGATAGAGTGGTATCCAGGAAAATGCTTGACACAGACGATTCTAAAAAAGAAGCCAAAGAAGTCAAAGAATGCCAAGCCTATCACAAAAACTGAACAATGTGAaagtttcttcaacttctttagtCCACCTCAAGTTCCTGAGGATGAAGAAGATATCGATGAAGATGCT GCTGAAGAACTTCAGAATTTGATGGAACAAGACTATGATGTTGG GTCAACAATTCGAGATAAAATCATTCCACATGCTGTCTCATGGTTCACTGGGGAAGCTGCAGAGGATGATTATGCTGActtggaagatgatgaagacgaagatgatgatgatgatgatgatgaagagagtgatgaagaagacgaagatgaggatgaagatgatgacGAGGACGAAGAGGAGCAAGAAGAAGAGACCAAGACCAAGAAGAAG TCATCTGCTGCCTGCAAG AGGAGCGTAAGAGCACCTGCCGGAGATGGTCAGTCTGGTGAGAGGCCACCAGAATGCAAGCAACAGTAG
- the LOC132068782 gene encoding nucleosome assembly protein 1;2 isoform X3, with product MSNPKDNFSVADLSAALNAGDRADLVNVLKDLTGKHTDVLENLSPNVRKRVELLREIQTQHDDLEAKFFEERAALEAKYQKLYQPLYTKRFEIVTGVVEVEGATTEATAENQQADKDAVEEGVPGFWLTAMKNNEVLAEEITERDEEALKFLRDIKWSKIDDPKGFKLEFFFETNPYFKNTVLSKKYHMIDEDEPILEKAIGTEIEWYPGKCLTQTILKKKPKKSKNAKPITKTEQCESFFNFFSPPQVPEDEEDIDEDAAEELQNLMEQDYDVGSTIRDKIIPHAVSWFTGEAAEDDYADLEDDEDEDDDDDDDEESDEEDEDEDEDDDEDEEEQEEETKTKKKSSAACKRSVRAPAGDGQSGERPPECKQQ from the exons ATGAGCAACCCAAAGGATAATTTCAGTGTTGCCGATCTCAGTGCTG CTTTGAATGCCGGGGATCGAGCAGACCTTGTTAATGTACTCAAA GATCTTACTGGGAAGCACACAGACGTGCTTGAAAATCTGTCGCCCAATGTGAGGAAGCGTGTTGAGCTTCTGAGGGAGATTCAG ACTCAACATGATGACTTGGAGGCAAAATTTTTTGAAGAGAGAGCTGCACTTGAAGCCAAATACCAGAAGTTGTATCAACCACTATACACAAAG AGATTTGAAATTGTGACTGGGGTTGTTGAAGTCGAAGGGGCAACAACTGAGGCTACAGCAGAAAACCAGCAAGCGGATAAAGATGCAGTGG AGGAAGGAGTCCCTGGTTTTTGGCTCACTGCTATGAAGAATAACGAAGTGCTAGCTGAGGAG ATTACCGAGCGAGATGAAGAAGCTCTCAAATTCCTTAGGGATATAAAGTGGTCCAAGATTGATGATCCAAAGGGTTTCAAGCTTGAATTTTTCTTCGAGACTAATCCTTACTTCAAAAACACCGTTCTGTCTAAAAAATATCACATgattgatgaagatgaaccaatTCTGGAGAAAGCAATCGG GACTGAGATAGAGTGGTATCCAGGAAAATGCTTGACACAGACGATTCTAAAAAAGAAGCCAAAGAAGTCAAAGAATGCCAAGCCTATCACAAAAACTGAACAATGTGAaagtttcttcaacttctttagtCCACCTCAAGTTCCTGAGGATGAAGAAGATATCGATGAAGATGCT GCTGAAGAACTTCAGAATTTGATGGAACAAGACTATGATGTTGG GTCAACAATTCGAGATAAAATCATTCCACATGCTGTCTCATGGTTCACTGGGGAAGCTGCAGAGGATGATTATGCTGActtggaagatgatgaagacgaagatgatgatgatgatgatgatgaagagagtgatgaagaagacgaagatgaggatgaagatgatgacGAGGACGAAGAGGAGCAAGAAGAAGAGACCAAGACCAAGAAGAAG TCATCTGCTGCCTGCAAG AGGAGCGTAAGAGCACCTGCCGGAGATGGTCAGTCTGGTGAGAGGCCACCAGAATGCAAGCAACAGTAG
- the LOC132068782 gene encoding nucleosome assembly protein 1;2 isoform X2 produces the protein MSNPKDNFSVADLSAALNAGDRADLVNVLKNKLQDLTGKHTDVLENLSPNVRKRVELLREIQTQHDDLEAKFFEERAALEAKYQKLYQPLYTKRFEIVTGVVEVEGATTEATAENQQADKDAVEEGVPGFWLTAMKNNEVLAEEITERDEEALKFLRDIKWSKIDDPKGFKLEFFFETNPYFKNTVLSKKYHMIDEDEPILEKAIGTEIEWYPGKCLTQTILKKKPKKSKNAKPITKTEQCESFFNFFSPPQVPEDEEDIDEDAVKLQNLMEQDYDVGSTIRDKIIPHAVSWFTGEAAEDDYADLEDDEDEDDDDDDDEESDEEDEDEDEDDDEDEEEQEEETKTKKKSSAACKRSVRAPAGDGQSGERPPECKQQ, from the exons ATGAGCAACCCAAAGGATAATTTCAGTGTTGCCGATCTCAGTGCTG CTTTGAATGCCGGGGATCGAGCAGACCTTGTTAATGTACTCAAA AATAAACTTCAGGATCTTACTGGGAAGCACACAGACGTGCTTGAAAATCTGTCGCCCAATGTGAGGAAGCGTGTTGAGCTTCTGAGGGAGATTCAG ACTCAACATGATGACTTGGAGGCAAAATTTTTTGAAGAGAGAGCTGCACTTGAAGCCAAATACCAGAAGTTGTATCAACCACTATACACAAAG AGATTTGAAATTGTGACTGGGGTTGTTGAAGTCGAAGGGGCAACAACTGAGGCTACAGCAGAAAACCAGCAAGCGGATAAAGATGCAGTGG AGGAAGGAGTCCCTGGTTTTTGGCTCACTGCTATGAAGAATAACGAAGTGCTAGCTGAGGAG ATTACCGAGCGAGATGAAGAAGCTCTCAAATTCCTTAGGGATATAAAGTGGTCCAAGATTGATGATCCAAAGGGTTTCAAGCTTGAATTTTTCTTCGAGACTAATCCTTACTTCAAAAACACCGTTCTGTCTAAAAAATATCACATgattgatgaagatgaaccaatTCTGGAGAAAGCAATCGG GACTGAGATAGAGTGGTATCCAGGAAAATGCTTGACACAGACGATTCTAAAAAAGAAGCCAAAGAAGTCAAAGAATGCCAAGCCTATCACAAAAACTGAACAATGTGAaagtttcttcaacttctttagtCCACCTCAAGTTCCTGAGGATGAAGAAGATATCGATGAAGATGCTGTAA AACTTCAGAATTTGATGGAACAAGACTATGATGTTGG GTCAACAATTCGAGATAAAATCATTCCACATGCTGTCTCATGGTTCACTGGGGAAGCTGCAGAGGATGATTATGCTGActtggaagatgatgaagacgaagatgatgatgatgatgatgatgaagagagtgatgaagaagacgaagatgaggatgaagatgatgacGAGGACGAAGAGGAGCAAGAAGAAGAGACCAAGACCAAGAAGAAG TCATCTGCTGCCTGCAAG AGGAGCGTAAGAGCACCTGCCGGAGATGGTCAGTCTGGTGAGAGGCCACCAGAATGCAAGCAACAGTAG